ATCATCACTATGCCTTATTCTCTCCACTGAGAGTGATTTAAATGCTCAAGACAATATGATCAACTCTTAACAAGTTATTTTTCATTTGCTGACTTATTAGAAGTGCTTTATTTTCATAACTTatcaaatatgattatttactgtacaccatATTGTCAAAACATCAGACAGATCAGAAAGGTCTCAATAATGAGAATACAAGCATATTGTCTGTTGAATGCTTTTGACTCTATTGTCAGTCTTTACAGACATGAACAGCAGCAGGTCTCATCGGCTCCGGAAGGGAGAGACATCAGTGACCGAAAAATATCCTTGTATGGAGGTGAACGGGAACGATTCGTTCACTTATAAGATTTATTCAAAAAGACTTAATTCGTTTACAAGAACATCACTAGTGCTCATTCAATAAGTCACTCAATACAAGATTTAGTACTTTTAATAATTCAttacttattattttattgatCTGATTAATTTGTATCTTTTTGTCATTTCTTCAGCAActctacacaaacacagacacattgtGTTGAATTTCATAGTAACACACTTGTTTAAAACTTCTACAGTGAGAATTTCATCTGAAATTCATATTATTTAATCCGCTGGACTTTAAGATGTTGGATTTTACTTTCTCGGGTGACTCAGTAATTGAGTTGCagggttacttttcaaatgtagtccactacagattacatgctataaaatgtaatttgtaatgtattccattagattactcaaggtcagtaatgtaatctaaatactttggattacttcagcactggtagatttatttttttcacttgttttgattataaaaactaaaaatacacatgttaaaaacacataATCTGAAAAcccagttaaactacagtcaagcaacCCCTACACTACAATAAATGACCAGTGGAAAGTATTTTTCTGTTACAAAACAATGAGGATCTCATTCAAATTCATACTAAATACAACTAATAAAACTAAAAACCTGCTAATAAACTGAATCACAATTTATTCAATATTTAGTACAGCATCATAAAGACATATAGTGTATCAACATCTTCACCCGGGTCAGAAATTAAAGTTTTAGTTTTCTTGTGGAACTCAATAGGAAtagcaaaaatattaatatagtcATAATTATTCTGCAGCTCAAAGTGTTCGATAACAAAGATTGAGAAGTATTGCACTCATGTCAGAGACGCgtctcatgtagaataaaacaaagtttattatatttgatgtctgcagtcttcatctcatgagtgtacatcatttcatttgtacaatttcttcatgtgatGTGGAAAAAACATTTGAACTCTTTTGATcctattttgtgtttaatttaaaaCACTGTACAACTATAAACAACACAATAGtggcaattaaataaaaaacataagacaggttttgtgcactcaaaaaaaCATCTGTTTGTCTTAACTTGACTTAACTGTGGTTgcacatgtttgaaatgagttttcttaacttaaattactatgtaatctcaactcaAATATATCCTGTAGTGGGAACCTAATTTAATTGtgtaaacacaacaaaattaaacatgttaaacaaactcaaattattataataattattttcatttctttatatACTGGCCAGTTATGATGCATATTCTCATGCTAAATACATCTTGGTGGGAAACACTACAAAGTGCAGCTTGTAACTATGTTCTGGTTAGCAGCAATTGCTCAAAAATGAAAGTATGTGAAACGTCTCACTGTCCTCATCTTAAACTCAAGCGGCACAACtctaacataacagaaactcatCTAAATCTGAACATAACGAAACATTAATAACTAACAAGTAACCCATTTATAATCATCTCGCACATAAACACAAAGTAACCCTTCAtttgaacatttactctcccCATCAAGTCCCGTGTAAAACACGCTAGGAACTAAAACCTGCCcggtttcatcaatgctacatttaCACCACAAAACAAATCCATGTATACTCAACTCTAATAGATtaataaacttccattttacaaactGAAATGGATGGAACGCAATAAAAACTTTAGttactttagttcattttaataaagtaaattaaaaacttttttattttgagtGCCCTTCAGTAACACACTTGTTAGTAACCACCCGATCTGTTCATGAGTTCATCTGAATCTCATATTATTTACTTTGGATGATTCTTTGTCATGTGATCCATTAGATAACTTGCTCGGAGGAAACTCCTCCCACATGGATGGCAGTggtacggtttctctccagtgtggatcATCTCGTGTATTTTCAGATTAACCGACTGAGTGAATCTCTTGTGACAGTGTGAACacatgtaaggtttttctccactGTGAATTCTCTGGTGCTTTTTCAAATCGCCGCCTCTAGAAAACGTCTTCTCACACTCAAAGCACATATAATTCTTCACACCGGTGTGTATTTTCTGGTGTTGTTTCATGCGAACTAGCAgtgaaaaactctttccacactgatcacatgtgtgcggtttctctccagtgtgatttTCGATATGATTCATAAGGACTCTTTTTTCAGTGAAACCCTCTCCGCACTGATGGCACGTGAAGGGTTTCTCTCTGGAGTGAATTTGCATGTGTGCCTTAAGGTTTTCTttatgtgtgaaactctttccacactgaaggcaagTGTGTGgtttctctccggtgtgaattctGATGTGACTCCGAAAGGTTTCTCttcgtgtgaaactctttccacattgatcaCATGTgtgtggtttctctccagtgtggatttGCATGTGTGCCTTAAGGGTTGCTTTTTGTAAGAAACTCTTTCCGCACTGATCACATGTGTGCGGTTTGTCTCCAGTGTGGATTCGCATGTGTCTCTTAAGGTTATATTTATGTGCGAAACTCTTTCCGCACTGACGGCAAGAGTGCagcttctctccggtgtgaacGCTGATGTGACTCTGAAAGCTTTCTCttcgtgtgaaactctttccacactgatcacacgtgtgtggtttctctccagtgtgggtTCTCATGTGCCTATTAAAGTTTCCTTTACATGTTgatctctttccacactgaggacagGGAAAAGATTTTTTGGCTCCAGTTCTCTTTAGTGTCTTCACAAGACTCGTTTCTTCACTTTCTTTTGCCATCAGgtctaaaataaacataataaagtgcaatttaattaaCGAGACAAAAATAGCAAAACAAAAGCATTTCATCAACCAGATTGCAGAaacttaaaatacaaaaacacttgaCTAGACTTAGACTTGACTACTTgacagttctctcatcatttaatcaccctgatgtcattccaaaccactttttttgtggaacacaaaaggaagatAGCGATAGCGATTTACTTTCAAGCTTATAAAAATAGTGTATGCGAATAATATCTCATATTCATAGTTTTCTGAAGGCTTATGATAAATTTTGCATTATTTCTTACTAAAACACGAGTTACTTTACAGTTGAAATCTTGACCTCTGCTAAGGATatcatgagtgcatgagagaagaAATAAGCGTCATGGTGGAAGTAAAGAGTTTCACTGTAGGGGTCTGGGtcgctcagtgagtaaagacgctggctaccacccctggagtttgctagttcgaatcccagggcatgctgtgtgactccagccaggtctcctaagcaaccaaattggcccagttgctagggagggtagagtcacatggggtaaccacctcgtggtcgctataatgtggttcgttctcgttGGGGCACGTCGTGAATTGTGCGTGGATACCGTGGTGGatggagtgaagcctccacacacgttacatctccgtggcaacgcgctcaacaagcgagtcactacgccaccatgaggacttaaaagcgcattgggcGTTACCAATTGGGTGAAAGGGGGGGTAATTTTTTCAGACTGAAAAAAATCCCATTTGGATAATTTATGAAAGCTGGGACAGATCATGAACAATGTTGTGTTGTGTCAATGCAATACTATGAAAATAATTCTAGTTTTCTGTTTCAAGTATTCTAGATTAGATAAAACACAAGGGGTTAGGGGTTTGTATGCTTTATGTGGGACAGTCCGTTAACTCTGATGGAGGGGTCTCCTGCCCCCCTCAATTTGAAGACTGGATAAAGGACAGCTTTGTCTAATACTGTGCGATATGCTAAAGCTAGGAAGTGCCCAATTTAAACCAAACTCTTTTCACGCCTCATGAGATTCTGACTGTTGTTCTAATGTTCCTCGGCATCATTTAAGAAGAATCAAGAAtggacaccaacctctttgttcctcagtatctttACATCTCCTTCTGCGGGGTTCTGGATCACTCATCTTCTATGTAACAGACTCTGTGGTGAGAATGAATttgataaatgaatgaataaatgcatgaatacatGTATAAAAGGGACACTTGTAAataatgtttacaaatattttagCCCCTTACTAGGGTAGCCACTAGtaatgaacatttatatagataaaaactccagttttaccaccatttgtggacatttcagatggtcccttaccaaaccctccacagtattaccacgttttagcacaaagtgtggacttttcagatagtCCCTTACACACTTACACTTACCTTACTCGTTTTATCTTTCAATATGGGATGATACCATAATTTACGGGACGGGTGCCAACCCTACCCCTTACACAATAGCGTTTTAAAGACTAAAGATCTCTGCTAAACTATACAAAGGAAAAACTAATTTAACAACTACATTTTAAGTGTCCCAATTTACCAgttgtcccactttacctgttTTCA
This region of Xyrauchen texanus isolate HMW12.3.18 chromosome 48, RBS_HiC_50CHRs, whole genome shotgun sequence genomic DNA includes:
- the LOC127639457 gene encoding gastrula zinc finger protein XlCGF57.1-like, yielding MSDPEPQRVKHEDTEEQRDLMEVTEESEEPSGVKKTKAKKSFTCHLCGKSSGRKNFHRHMRIHAGERLHTCYECGKSFKRKEHLMKHIQLHTGEKPHSCHQCGKSYIRKEELTKHIRIHTGEKPFTCHQCGKSFTENRGLTDHIKNHTGEKPYTCNQCGNGYVSKGCLKDHMKTHSGEKPFTCDQCGKSFLRLKGLKQHQKIHTAVKNYVCFECAKSFTAAGDLEKARENSHRVKPYQCSHCDKRFTQSGQLKKHETTHTRDKFMWEMFHQTMSSNDSYEKEIYLMAKESEETSLVKTLKRTGAKKSFPCPQCGKRSTCKGNFNRHMRTHTGEKPHTCDQCGKSFTRRESFQSHISVHTGEKLHSCRQCGKSFAHKYNLKRHMRIHTGDKPHTCDQCGKSFLQKATLKAHMQIHTGEKPHTCDQCGKSFTRRETFRSHIRIHTGEKPHTCLQCGKSFTHKENLKAHMQIHSREKPFTCHQCGEGFTEKRVLMNHIENHTGEKPHTCDQCGKSFSLLVRMKQHQKIHTGVKNYMCFECEKTFSRGGDLKKHQRIHSGEKPYMCSHCHKRFTQSVNLKIHEMIHTGEKPYHCHPCGRSFLRASYLMDHMTKNHPK